The proteins below are encoded in one region of Aspergillus nidulans FGSC A4 chromosome III:
- a CDS encoding SANT/Myb-like DNA-binding domain-containing protein (transcript_id=CADANIAT00005913) — MSSAPSSKRVKTSAPVSSQQLLSQQQQIPQAQPSQRVAHYEGIPMPPSQNPGSNPRKRRLSPPLGSTATMTSTPGDDPVAPAPENMPKKKGRTNTPWTAEEEQRLKTMRDAGRSWSEIAKTFPNRTEGSVKKHWYKDMHYAEFAEDESIALREAIKEYEANKWKVIGQKVGKPAKACEQYAKEHFKDT; from the exons GTCAGCCCCGAGTTCTAAACGGGTCAAAACCTCTGCCCCTGTCAGCTCACAGCAACTCCTCTctcaacagcaacaaatTCCCCAAGCTCAGCCTTCTCAACGCGTAGCACACTACGAGGGCATTCCTATGCCCCCTTCTCAGAATCCCGGGTCGAATCCGCGTAAACGACGTTTGTCCCCCCCTCTAGGATCGACTGCAACAATGACTAGTACACCTGGCGATGATCCTGTGGCTCCAGCGCCGGAGAACATGCCtaagaaaaaaggaagaacgAACACTCCTTGGactgccgaggaggagcaaaggctgaagacaATGCGCGATGCTGGTCGCAGTTGGAGCGAGATTGCCAAG ACATTTCCCAATCGAACTGAGGGTAGCGTGAAGAAGCATTGGTATAAA GACATGCACTACGCGGAatttgcggaagatgag TCTATAGCCCTCCGAGAGGCGATCAAAGAATATGAGGCAAATAAGTGGAAAGTTATCGGCCAAAAAGTCGGAAAGCCGGCCAAG GCTTGCGAGCAATATGCAAAGGAGCATTTTAAAGACACCTAG